A part of Haloarchaeobius sp. HME9146 genomic DNA contains:
- a CDS encoding YIP1 family protein: protein MTQWTENPEGGRDRGPVALARAWVEVLVRPGRFFETGVAPGDQAPGLVFAMVVVLFEEAIRFALVSDAYPVVAESEALSAVLWLAVAVLLVTPAALHLIAALQTLVLIPLANERAGVSETVQIIGYASAPCLFAGIPDPRLRAILGLWAATLLVFGLMIVHGLHWKRAALAGAIPASLAFGLGFRAFHAIGVLLRQWYII, encoded by the coding sequence ATGACGCAGTGGACCGAGAACCCGGAAGGCGGTCGCGACCGCGGACCCGTCGCCCTCGCGAGGGCGTGGGTGGAGGTGCTGGTGCGGCCGGGGCGGTTCTTCGAGACCGGCGTCGCCCCCGGTGACCAGGCTCCCGGGCTGGTGTTCGCCATGGTCGTCGTCCTCTTCGAGGAGGCCATCCGGTTCGCGCTGGTCTCGGACGCCTACCCCGTCGTCGCGGAGAGCGAGGCGCTGTCGGCGGTCCTCTGGTTAGCGGTCGCCGTGTTACTGGTCACGCCGGCGGCGCTCCACCTCATCGCGGCACTGCAGACCCTGGTGCTCATCCCGCTCGCGAACGAGCGCGCCGGGGTGAGCGAGACGGTCCAGATAATCGGGTACGCCAGCGCTCCCTGCCTGTTCGCGGGGATTCCGGACCCGCGACTGCGGGCGATACTCGGGCTGTGGGCGGCCACGCTGCTCGTCTTCGGGCTGATGATCGTCCACGGCCTGCACTGGAAGCGTGCCGCCCTCGCGGGCGCGATTCCGGCCAGTCTCGCGTTCGGACTCGGCTTCCGGGCCTTCCACGCCATCGGCGTGTTGCTGCGCCAGTGGTACATCATCTGA
- a CDS encoding dienelactone hydrolase family protein, translating to MAIEPRRLVEIPVGDVTLPGELRVPDDALGLVVFAHGSGSSRRSPRNNAVAEKLRDNGLGTLLFDLLIPEEDVDHQARFDIELLTDRLVATTDWLGDNDDAADLPIGYFGSSTGAAAALRAAAKRPAVAAVVSRGGRVDLAAEAIPAVESPTFLIVGGEDEQVRQLNQEVFDELDCDKEFAVVPRAGHLFEGPGQLEEVTKLALEWFRRHFE from the coding sequence ATGGCCATCGAACCACGTCGGTTGGTCGAGATACCCGTCGGTGACGTAACACTCCCCGGCGAGCTCCGTGTGCCTGACGACGCGCTGGGGCTGGTCGTGTTCGCCCACGGGAGCGGGAGCAGTCGCCGGAGCCCGCGGAACAACGCGGTCGCGGAGAAGCTCCGCGACAACGGGCTGGGGACGTTGCTGTTCGACCTCCTGATACCCGAGGAGGACGTCGATCATCAGGCCCGCTTCGACATCGAGTTGCTGACCGACCGGCTCGTCGCGACGACGGACTGGCTGGGCGACAACGACGACGCCGCGGACCTCCCCATCGGCTACTTCGGGTCGAGTACGGGTGCTGCCGCCGCCCTGCGAGCCGCGGCGAAACGGCCGGCCGTGGCGGCGGTCGTCTCCCGCGGTGGGCGGGTCGACCTCGCGGCGGAGGCGATCCCGGCCGTCGAGTCCCCGACGTTCCTCATCGTCGGCGGGGAGGACGAACAGGTCCGGCAGCTCAACCAGGAGGTTTTCGACGAACTGGACTGCGATAAGGAGTTCGCGGTCGTCCCCCGCGCCGGACACCTGTTCGAGGGACCCGGACAGTTAGAAGAGGTGACCAAACTGGCGCTCGAGTGGTTCAGACGCCACTTCGAGTGA
- a CDS encoding thiolase family protein, translating into MSVVLVDGARTPHGDYLGALASVSAIDLGATAVSGLVDRTGIDPTAVDWVVLGNAIQAGLGQVPGRQVALAAGLPATVPVTTVNEASGSGLRAIAEGVDHIAAGRDDVVVAGGFESMSNAPHTLSGLRTGTRMGDATLVDSMIRDALWDETEDAHMGVLTERLVDRFDIPRAAQDEYALESHRRAANAVESGLFDPELVPVETDDGTVSRDHGPRADTSLERLADLPPAFGGTITAGTASDLSDGAGVVLLASEEVADSIGEPLARVVDYAVAYREPEWFGMAVADAVDDLLTANGLTPDDVAHFELNEAFAAQMLYVRNRLNISHEQLNPRGGAIALGHPIGASGGMLATSLAHALYDAGERYGVVGMSIGGGGGIAMLLER; encoded by the coding sequence ATGAGTGTCGTCCTCGTCGACGGCGCGCGCACCCCGCACGGTGACTACCTCGGTGCGCTCGCGTCCGTCTCCGCCATCGACCTCGGTGCGACCGCCGTCTCGGGTCTCGTCGACCGAACCGGAATCGACCCGACCGCCGTCGACTGGGTCGTCCTCGGAAACGCCATCCAGGCCGGCCTCGGGCAGGTTCCCGGTCGGCAGGTCGCCCTGGCGGCCGGCCTCCCGGCGACCGTTCCGGTGACCACGGTGAACGAGGCGTCCGGCTCCGGTCTGCGTGCCATCGCCGAGGGCGTCGACCACATCGCGGCCGGCCGCGACGACGTGGTGGTCGCCGGCGGCTTCGAGTCCATGTCGAACGCCCCGCACACGCTTTCTGGCCTCCGGACCGGGACGCGGATGGGTGACGCCACGCTCGTCGATTCGATGATCCGCGACGCGCTCTGGGACGAGACCGAAGACGCCCACATGGGGGTGCTGACCGAGCGTCTGGTCGACCGGTTCGACATCCCGCGAGCCGCCCAGGACGAGTACGCCCTGGAGAGCCACCGTCGGGCCGCGAACGCGGTCGAGTCCGGGCTGTTCGACCCGGAACTCGTCCCGGTCGAGACCGACGATGGGACGGTCTCGCGGGACCACGGTCCACGGGCCGACACGTCGCTGGAGCGGCTCGCCGACCTGCCGCCCGCGTTCGGGGGGACCATCACGGCCGGAACCGCCTCGGACCTGAGCGACGGCGCGGGCGTGGTCCTGCTCGCCAGCGAGGAGGTTGCCGACAGCATCGGCGAACCGCTCGCCCGCGTGGTCGACTACGCCGTGGCCTACCGCGAGCCGGAGTGGTTCGGGATGGCGGTCGCCGACGCCGTCGACGACCTGCTGACTGCGAACGGGCTGACGCCGGACGACGTGGCCCACTTCGAACTCAACGAGGCGTTCGCCGCCCAGATGCTGTACGTCAGGAACCGGTTGAACATCTCGCACGAACAGCTCAACCCCCGCGGTGGTGCCATCGCGCTGGGCCACCCCATCGGTGCGTCGGGCGGGATGCTCGCGACGAGCCTCGCCCACGCCCTGTACGACGCCGGGGAGCGCTACGGTGTGGTCGGCATGAGTATCGGCGGCGGTGGCGGTATCGCGATGCTGCTCGAACGGTAG
- a CDS encoding winged helix-turn-helix domain-containing protein, whose protein sequence is MAGFRSENTLSLVAKRRRFLSSLADEPKQKPALAEDCGVARSTVDRAIRELETAALVERGDCGYELTVSGELVFDEFQSCQQSLDAITETRDVLDMLPRSDLINPEVLVGADVTRADMHAPDRAIQETVDLVSNAVKVRGVSPAAHAAYVEVFDERIHESGMNVQLVFTRDVFTELATTYAEYMSHGFPDYVTFYEISELPPLGLLLVEHADGTEEASFGVYTPNGVQAVVRNTRDEAVCWAENRFEEFREQATEFQF, encoded by the coding sequence ATGGCGGGGTTTCGGAGTGAGAATACGCTCTCGCTGGTGGCGAAGCGGCGGCGCTTCCTGTCGTCACTCGCGGACGAACCGAAGCAGAAGCCGGCGCTGGCGGAGGATTGCGGTGTCGCCAGGTCGACGGTCGACAGGGCGATCCGGGAGCTGGAGACGGCAGCGCTCGTCGAGCGTGGCGACTGCGGGTACGAACTGACCGTCTCGGGGGAGCTGGTGTTCGACGAGTTCCAGTCGTGCCAGCAGTCGCTGGACGCGATCACCGAGACCCGCGACGTCCTGGACATGCTCCCCCGGAGTGACCTCATCAACCCGGAGGTGCTGGTCGGTGCGGACGTGACCAGGGCGGATATGCACGCGCCGGACCGGGCCATCCAGGAGACGGTCGACCTCGTCTCGAACGCGGTCAAGGTCCGTGGGGTCTCGCCCGCGGCCCACGCGGCCTACGTGGAGGTGTTCGACGAGCGCATCCACGAGTCGGGGATGAACGTCCAGCTCGTGTTCACACGGGACGTGTTCACCGAACTCGCGACGACCTACGCCGAGTACATGTCCCACGGCTTCCCCGACTACGTCACCTTCTACGAGATCTCCGAACTCCCACCGCTGGGCCTGCTACTCGTCGAACACGCCGACGGCACGGAGGAGGCGAGCTTCGGCGTCTACACACCGAACGGCGTGCAAGCGGTCGTCCGGAACACACGGGATGAGGCCGTCTGCTGGGCCGAGAACCGGTTCGAGGAGTTCCGCGAACAGGCGACCGAGTTCCAGTTCTGA
- a CDS encoding site-specific DNA-methyltransferase, with amino-acid sequence MESQHVCAVGDAREMTAVDDAAVDLVVTSPPYPMIELWDEAFTDLNPTIGEALAAGDGDRAFDLMHDELAAVWDELDRVVRPGGIVCINVGDATRSIDGHFSQFPNHARIVEHMTDRGFRPLPDVLWRKPTNKASKFMGSGMLPTNAYVTLEHEYVLVFRKGDGTRQFEPGSERRYESAYFWEERNEWFSDVWTDIAGTVQTRHVDDAIRNRSAAYPLAIPYRLVNMYSIYGDTVLDPFWGTGTTTLAAMLSGRDSIGYELDPGVAGAFEDRLDDLPERSETVVDRRLDAHREFVETRRADGDEPGYEAEHYDFPVVTKQEKEIRFYEVDDVTETADGYRVTHEPR; translated from the coding sequence ATGGAGAGCCAACACGTCTGCGCCGTCGGTGACGCCCGTGAGATGACTGCCGTCGACGACGCCGCGGTCGACCTCGTGGTCACCTCACCACCCTACCCGATGATAGAGCTGTGGGACGAGGCCTTCACGGACCTGAACCCGACCATCGGCGAGGCACTGGCCGCCGGTGACGGCGACCGGGCGTTCGACCTTATGCACGACGAACTGGCGGCCGTCTGGGACGAACTCGACCGGGTGGTCCGCCCCGGCGGCATCGTCTGCATCAACGTCGGTGACGCCACCCGCAGCATCGACGGCCACTTCTCGCAGTTCCCGAACCACGCCCGCATCGTCGAGCACATGACCGACCGCGGGTTCCGCCCACTGCCGGACGTGCTCTGGCGCAAGCCGACGAACAAGGCGAGCAAGTTCATGGGGTCGGGGATGCTCCCGACCAACGCCTACGTCACCCTCGAACACGAGTACGTCCTCGTGTTCCGCAAGGGCGACGGGACCCGCCAGTTCGAACCCGGCAGCGAGCGCCGCTACGAGAGCGCGTACTTCTGGGAGGAGCGCAACGAGTGGTTCTCGGACGTCTGGACCGACATCGCGGGCACGGTCCAGACCCGCCACGTCGACGACGCGATTCGAAACCGCTCTGCGGCCTACCCGCTCGCGATTCCCTACCGGCTGGTGAACATGTACTCCATCTACGGCGACACCGTCCTGGACCCGTTCTGGGGGACCGGGACGACGACCCTCGCCGCGATGCTGTCGGGTCGTGACTCCATCGGGTACGAACTCGACCCGGGCGTGGCAGGGGCGTTCGAGGACCGCCTCGACGACCTGCCCGAACGGTCGGAGACCGTCGTCGACCGGCGGCTCGACGCCCATCGCGAGTTCGTCGAAACGCGCCGCGCCGACGGCGACGAACCCGGCTACGAGGCCGAACACTACGACTTCCCGGTCGTGACGAAACAGGAGAAGGAGATCCGATTCTACGAGGTCGACGACGTCACGGAGACGGCCGATGGGTATCGCGTCACCCACGAGCCCCGGTAG
- a CDS encoding thymidine kinase, with translation MHAITNSGWVEVITGSMFSGKTEEMLRRLRRAEIAGQEVAVFTPALDDRYGEDTVGSHEGRSWEAIAIESEGEAIWDLLDHLNGEQVVAIDEANFFDSTLVEVCEYLADDGRRVVVSGLDQTYRGEPFDPVPQLMALAEYVEKFQAICAKCGEPATRNQRLVDGEPAHKDDPTILVGAEESYEARCRNCHVLRSD, from the coding sequence ATGCACGCCATCACGAACAGTGGGTGGGTGGAGGTCATCACGGGGAGCATGTTCTCCGGGAAGACGGAGGAGATGCTCCGTCGCCTCCGACGCGCCGAGATCGCGGGCCAGGAGGTCGCCGTCTTCACGCCGGCGCTCGACGACCGCTACGGCGAGGACACCGTCGGCTCCCACGAGGGCCGCTCCTGGGAGGCCATCGCCATCGAGTCCGAGGGCGAGGCGATCTGGGACCTGCTCGACCACCTCAACGGCGAACAGGTCGTCGCCATCGACGAGGCGAACTTCTTCGACTCGACCCTGGTCGAGGTCTGTGAGTACCTGGCCGACGACGGCCGCCGCGTCGTCGTCTCCGGGCTGGACCAGACGTACCGGGGCGAACCGTTCGACCCGGTCCCCCAGCTGATGGCGCTGGCGGAGTACGTCGAGAAGTTCCAGGCCATCTGTGCGAAGTGCGGCGAACCGGCCACGCGGAACCAGCGGCTCGTCGACGGCGAACCGGCCCACAAAGACGACCCGACCATCCTCGTCGGGGCCGAGGAGTCCTACGAGGCGCGCTGTCGGAACTGTCACGTCCTCCGGAGCGACTAG
- a CDS encoding NADPH-dependent FMN reductase yields the protein MSDETHVIAICGSLRDESYTRNALEYVLDAAADSGATTELVDLREYDLPVFDADEDEAGDAARLQNAVKEADAVVLGTPMYHGSYSSPLKTALDYCGFDEFEDKTVGLLAVAGGHFPVTALEHLRSVCRALNAWVVPHQAVIPSAYEAFDDGDLVDDGLEKRVRTLGERAVQYANIEPDPASFESQENVGAE from the coding sequence ATGTCCGACGAGACCCACGTCATCGCTATCTGTGGCAGTCTTCGAGACGAGAGCTACACCCGCAACGCGCTCGAGTACGTCCTCGACGCGGCGGCGGACAGCGGAGCCACGACGGAACTGGTCGACCTCCGCGAGTACGACCTGCCGGTGTTCGACGCGGACGAGGACGAGGCTGGTGACGCTGCGAGGTTGCAAAATGCGGTCAAAGAGGCTGATGCGGTCGTTCTCGGGACGCCGATGTACCACGGCTCGTACTCCTCGCCGCTGAAGACAGCGCTCGATTACTGTGGTTTCGACGAGTTCGAGGACAAGACCGTGGGGCTGCTCGCGGTCGCAGGTGGCCACTTCCCCGTGACGGCGCTCGAACACCTCCGGTCGGTGTGTCGGGCGCTGAACGCCTGGGTGGTCCCCCACCAGGCAGTGATTCCGAGCGCCTACGAGGCGTTCGACGACGGCGACCTGGTCGACGACGGGCTCGAGAAACGCGTCCGGACGCTCGGCGAGCGTGCGGTGCAGTACGCCAACATCGAACCGGACCCGGCCTCCTTCGAGAGCCAGGAGAACGTCGGCGCAGAGTAG
- a CDS encoding aminotransferase class III-fold pyridoxal phosphate-dependent enzyme — protein MDRHTAEPRVDHMPGSKAQEWVEYHHQFSAPSTYVYDFVWDITADAEGPFCTDVDGNVLMDFTSHVAAAPLGYNNPKVMDRLSEFDLIDPIKIAGQDFYASGGWPPEDPEIPSPTQLMDRLIDSTDHYDMDRVFLSNSGAEAVENAIKICYNRRGHRGVCFDGAFHGRTLGALSLNRSKTIHRKGYPEVPGIISVPYISTEEAYREKWQTNGPGGNVLADKLDPDAGIIDPDEVAYIILEPVQGEGGYRVPHDAFIKDLEQLRHDHGIYVIVDEIQAGMGRTGKMWAVDHLDLTPDVITSAKGLRVGATISRSDVFPEEKGRLSSTWGAGDVLSAAQGVATIDAIHEHDLLDNATERGRQMWETIADADMDSIVDIRGRGLMFAVEFDTKDRREEVIKQALGRGLLTLGCGYKSLRLLPPLDVTEREIDIGANVFLEAVDAAEHTAPTTTAGSGDAS, from the coding sequence ATGGACCGACACACGGCCGAGCCCCGGGTAGACCACATGCCCGGTTCGAAGGCACAGGAATGGGTGGAGTACCACCATCAGTTCTCCGCGCCGAGTACCTACGTCTACGACTTCGTCTGGGACATCACTGCCGACGCAGAGGGTCCGTTCTGTACCGACGTCGACGGCAACGTCCTCATGGACTTCACGAGCCACGTCGCCGCCGCCCCGCTCGGGTACAACAACCCGAAGGTCATGGACCGGCTCTCCGAGTTCGACCTCATCGACCCCATCAAGATCGCCGGACAGGACTTCTACGCCAGCGGTGGCTGGCCGCCGGAGGACCCGGAGATTCCCTCCCCGACGCAGCTGATGGACCGCCTCATCGACTCGACGGACCACTACGACATGGACCGCGTCTTCCTCTCTAACTCCGGCGCGGAGGCCGTCGAGAACGCCATCAAGATCTGCTACAACCGCCGCGGCCACCGCGGTGTCTGCTTCGACGGCGCGTTCCACGGCCGCACCCTGGGCGCGCTCTCGCTGAACCGCTCGAAGACCATCCACCGCAAGGGCTACCCCGAGGTCCCCGGCATCATCTCGGTGCCCTACATCTCGACCGAAGAAGCCTACCGCGAGAAGTGGCAGACCAACGGTCCCGGTGGGAACGTCCTCGCGGACAAGCTCGACCCCGACGCGGGCATCATCGACCCGGACGAGGTCGCCTACATCATCCTCGAACCCGTCCAGGGCGAGGGTGGCTACCGCGTCCCCCACGACGCCTTCATCAAGGACCTCGAACAGCTCCGCCACGACCACGGCATCTACGTCATCGTCGACGAGATCCAGGCCGGGATGGGCCGAACCGGGAAGATGTGGGCCGTCGACCACCTCGACCTCACCCCGGACGTCATCACGAGCGCGAAGGGGCTTCGCGTCGGCGCGACCATCTCGCGCTCCGACGTGTTCCCGGAGGAGAAGGGCCGCCTCTCCTCGACCTGGGGCGCGGGTGACGTGCTCTCGGCCGCACAGGGTGTGGCCACCATCGACGCCATCCACGAGCACGACCTGCTCGACAACGCGACCGAACGCGGTCGCCAGATGTGGGAGACAATCGCCGACGCGGACATGGACTCCATCGTCGACATCCGCGGCCGCGGCCTGATGTTCGCGGTCGAGTTCGACACCAAGGACCGTCGCGAGGAGGTCATCAAGCAGGCACTCGGTCGCGGGCTGCTCACACTCGGCTGTGGCTACAAGAGCCTTCGCCTGCTCCCGCCGCTCGACGTGACCGAGCGCGAGATAGACATCGGTGCGAACGTGTTCCTCGAGGCGGTCGACGCCGCCGAGCACACGGCCCCCACCACGACGGCCGGCTCCGGCGACGCCTCGTAA
- a CDS encoding A/G-specific adenine glycosylase → MTESDDWSFPDDVTLETVQRQLIEWYEADHRQFPWRETDDAYRILVSEVMSQQTQLGRVVEAWHDFLEEWPTVEALAEADRADVVGFWTDHSLGYNNRAKYLHEAAQQVVEEYGGEFPETPGELQELMGVGPYTANAVASFAFNNGDAVVDTNVKRVLYRAFDAPDDDSTFEWAAGELMPEGESRVWNNAIMELGGVACEKTPSCDEAGCPWRTVCHAYETGDFTAPDVPTQPSFEGSRRQFRGRVVSTLREYDELALDTLGHRVRVDYSAEGEYGREWLRGLLSDLTDDGLVEVDDDEGEAVARLQR, encoded by the coding sequence ATGACCGAGTCCGACGACTGGTCGTTCCCGGACGACGTGACCCTCGAAACCGTCCAGCGACAGCTCATCGAGTGGTACGAGGCGGACCATCGCCAGTTCCCGTGGCGCGAGACCGACGATGCCTACCGCATCCTCGTCTCCGAGGTGATGAGCCAGCAGACCCAGCTCGGCAGGGTCGTGGAGGCCTGGCACGACTTCCTCGAGGAGTGGCCGACCGTCGAGGCACTGGCGGAGGCGGACCGCGCCGACGTGGTCGGCTTCTGGACCGACCACTCGCTCGGGTACAACAACCGGGCCAAGTACCTCCACGAGGCGGCCCAGCAGGTCGTCGAGGAGTACGGCGGCGAGTTCCCCGAGACCCCGGGCGAACTCCAGGAGCTGATGGGCGTTGGCCCGTACACCGCCAACGCGGTGGCCTCCTTCGCGTTCAACAACGGTGACGCCGTGGTCGACACGAACGTGAAACGGGTGTTGTATCGTGCCTTCGACGCGCCAGACGACGATTCGACGTTCGAGTGGGCCGCGGGCGAACTCATGCCCGAGGGCGAGTCGCGGGTGTGGAACAACGCCATCATGGAGCTCGGTGGGGTGGCCTGCGAGAAGACGCCCAGCTGTGACGAGGCGGGCTGCCCGTGGCGGACGGTGTGTCACGCCTACGAGACGGGGGATTTCACCGCGCCCGACGTGCCGACGCAGCCGAGTTTCGAGGGGAGCCGGCGGCAGTTCCGGGGGCGCGTCGTCTCGACCCTGCGGGAGTACGACGAACTGGCGCTCGACACGCTCGGCCACCGGGTGCGCGTCGATTATTCCGCCGAGGGCGAGTACGGCCGGGAGTGGCTCCGTGGGCTGCTCTCGGACCTGACCGACGACGGGCTGGTCGAGGTCGACGACGACGAGGGGGAGGCGGTCGCGCGCCTCCAGCGGTGA
- a CDS encoding arginine deiminase-related protein produces the protein MSTNVSAVFDEAQPCSLSLGDLAYRPAHDTVLLVRPTYFDVHYDINPYMGGEVDGERALAQWRELKRIYDQSAASVTVLDPAETWDAVRDESGVDPERLPDMVFSANHGLATPDGTGVILSRMATEERAGEPAHFAAWCREQGYDVLDAPPHLFEGTGDAIWHPGKELLWGGYGVRTDRAVYDDLAARLGVPVVTLELTSEHYYHLDVCFAPLDEKTVLIQPEAFTDDGLQTIHSMFERVLTVPREESRDGLACNCHCIDGETVVLGAGNPRTEQVLADAGYRPVPVETGEFQKAGGSVCCLKLQLGRLP, from the coding sequence GTGTCCACGAACGTCTCCGCAGTCTTCGACGAAGCCCAGCCCTGTTCACTGTCCCTCGGCGACCTCGCGTATCGTCCGGCGCACGACACGGTCCTCCTCGTTCGACCGACGTACTTCGACGTTCACTACGACATCAACCCCTACATGGGTGGCGAGGTCGACGGCGAGCGTGCCCTCGCCCAGTGGCGGGAACTGAAGCGTATCTACGACCAGAGCGCTGCGTCGGTCACGGTGCTCGACCCGGCCGAGACGTGGGACGCGGTGCGAGACGAGTCCGGTGTCGACCCGGAACGACTGCCGGACATGGTGTTCAGTGCGAACCACGGGCTCGCGACGCCCGACGGCACCGGTGTGATTCTCTCGCGGATGGCGACCGAGGAGCGTGCCGGGGAGCCGGCCCACTTCGCGGCCTGGTGTCGCGAGCAGGGATACGACGTGCTCGATGCGCCGCCGCACCTGTTCGAGGGGACCGGCGACGCCATCTGGCATCCCGGGAAGGAGCTGCTCTGGGGCGGCTACGGCGTCCGAACGGACCGGGCGGTGTACGACGACCTCGCGGCTCGTCTCGGCGTGCCCGTGGTGACGCTCGAACTCACGAGCGAGCACTACTACCACCTCGACGTCTGCTTCGCGCCACTGGACGAGAAGACGGTGCTCATCCAGCCCGAGGCGTTCACCGACGACGGGCTCCAGACGATCCACTCGATGTTCGAGCGCGTCCTCACGGTCCCTCGAGAGGAGTCCCGGGACGGGCTGGCCTGCAACTGCCACTGCATCGACGGCGAGACGGTCGTCCTCGGCGCGGGGAACCCCCGGACCGAGCAGGTCCTCGCCGACGCCGGCTATCGCCCTGTCCCGGTCGAGACGGGGGAGTTCCAGAAGGCCGGCGGGTCGGTCTGCTGTCTGAAGCTGCAACTCGGTCGGCTGCCGTAA
- a CDS encoding MgtC/SapB family protein, translated as MEPVLQQSPTAAIDSQVVRLVLAGALGLFLGLEREWSQKSAGIRTFSLISLAGAVFTLLAAQTTYGWPLLFVGGLLIIAQGVLLAVRGLLSGGEDGLALTTSTSMLVAYGVGALVASDLVIEGVAVAVLSSLVLVLKRELHSFAENLSREEVRSGAEFAILAFVVYPLLPAGEREYSFPLLGLDSLTIEPRVVWLMVVTVAGIGILNYVIVQLYGGRGIAVTGFFGGLASSTAVVGTMLDHVRQNREAVSYAAAAILLADAAMALRNLLIVVAFTFSRGVLVDATAPLVAVIVTGIVVAAFTADWSENVDITLDSPFSLRYALGFGGMFLAVLVVGSVANAQFGAAGFLATAVASGLVSSAGATTSAVLLFRGGTLSAETTVLSVLLATASSVVVKAGLTAVSPNRSFSRRVAVYSAVLVTAGGVVTALVVLTA; from the coding sequence GTGGAACCAGTCCTCCAACAATCGCCGACTGCGGCCATCGACAGCCAGGTGGTCCGGCTCGTACTCGCCGGAGCGCTTGGATTGTTCCTCGGGCTGGAACGCGAGTGGTCACAGAAGTCTGCCGGTATTCGGACCTTCTCGCTCATCAGTCTCGCGGGCGCGGTGTTCACATTATTAGCGGCACAGACGACGTACGGGTGGCCGCTCCTGTTCGTCGGCGGCCTGTTGATAATCGCCCAGGGGGTGTTGCTCGCGGTCAGGGGCCTGCTCTCGGGCGGCGAAGACGGTCTCGCGCTGACCACGTCGACCTCGATGCTCGTGGCGTACGGGGTCGGTGCGCTGGTCGCGAGTGACCTCGTCATCGAGGGCGTCGCCGTCGCCGTCCTCTCGTCGCTGGTGCTGGTGCTCAAGCGCGAGTTGCACTCGTTCGCCGAGAACCTCTCGCGAGAGGAGGTCCGCTCCGGCGCAGAGTTCGCTATCCTCGCGTTCGTGGTGTACCCGTTGCTGCCGGCGGGCGAACGAGAGTACAGCTTCCCCTTGCTCGGGCTCGACTCGCTCACCATCGAGCCCCGCGTGGTCTGGCTGATGGTCGTCACGGTCGCGGGCATCGGCATCCTCAACTACGTCATCGTCCAGCTGTACGGGGGACGCGGCATCGCAGTCACCGGGTTCTTCGGCGGCCTCGCGTCGTCGACCGCGGTCGTCGGGACCATGCTCGACCACGTTCGACAGAACAGGGAGGCCGTCTCCTACGCTGCGGCGGCCATCCTCCTCGCGGACGCGGCGATGGCGCTGCGGAACCTCCTCATCGTGGTCGCCTTCACCTTCTCGCGCGGTGTGCTCGTCGACGCGACGGCCCCGCTCGTCGCCGTCATCGTCACGGGTATCGTGGTCGCGGCGTTCACTGCGGACTGGTCGGAGAACGTCGACATCACGCTCGACAGTCCGTTCTCGCTCCGGTACGCGCTCGGTTTCGGCGGGATGTTCCTCGCGGTGCTCGTCGTCGGGTCGGTGGCGAACGCACAGTTCGGGGCAGCCGGCTTCCTCGCCACCGCGGTGGCCTCGGGTCTGGTCTCCAGTGCTGGTGCGACCACCTCCGCGGTGTTGCTGTTCCGCGGTGGGACGCTGAGTGCGGAGACGACAGTGCTGTCGGTCCTGCTCGCGACCGCCTCCTCGGTCGTGGTCAAGGCGGGACTGACGGCCGTGAGCCCGAACCGGTCGTTCTCCCGACGCGTCGCCGTCTACAGCGCGGTGTTGGTGACGGCAGGCGGCGTGGTGACCGCCCTGGTCGTCCTGACAGCCTGA